A genome region from Macaca nemestrina isolate mMacNem1 chromosome 15, mMacNem.hap1, whole genome shotgun sequence includes the following:
- the LOC105496167 gene encoding myosin light chain kinase 2, skeletal/cardiac muscle, translating to MATENGAVELGIQNPSTDKAPKGPAGEGPLGTGKDPGPPDPKKTPDPPTLKKDAKAPAPEKGDGTLAQPSTSSEGPEGEGDRGGGPAEGSAGPPAALPQQTATPETSVKKPKAEEGASGSQDPGEPRVGKKAAEGQAAARRGSPAFLHSPSCPAIISSSEKLLAKKPLSEASELTFEGVPMTHGPTDPRPAKAEGKSILAESQKEVGEKTPGQAGQAEVQGDTSRGIEFQAVPSEKSEVGQALCLTAREEDCFQILDDCPPPPAPFPHRMVELRTGNVSSEFSMNSKEALGGGKFGAVCTCKEKATGLKLAAKVIKKQTPKDKEMVLLEIEVMNQLNHRNLIQLYAAIETPHEIVLFMEYIEGGELFERIVDEDYHLTEVDTMVFVRQICDGILFMHKMRVLHLDLKPENILCVNTTGHLVKIIDFGLARRYNPNEKLKVNFGTPEFLSPEVVNYDQISDKTDMWSMGVITYMLLSGLSPFLGDDDTETLNNVLSGNWYFDEETFEAVSDEAKDFVSNLIVKDQRARMSAAQCLAHPWLNNLAEKAKRCNRRLKSQILLKKYLMKRRWKKNFIAVSAANRFKKISSSGALMALGV from the exons ATGgcgacagaaaatggagcagttGAGCTGGGAATTCAGAACCCGTCAACAG ACAAGGCACCTAAAGGTCCTGCAGGTGAAGGACCCCTGGGTACAGGGAAAGACCCTGGCCCTCCAGACCCAAAGAAAACTCCCGATCCACCCACCCTGAAGAAAGATGCCAAAGCCCCTGCCCCAGAGAAAGGGGATGGTACCCTGGCCCAACCCTCAACTAGCAGCGAAGGCCCCGAGGGAGAGGGTGACAGGGGCGGGGGGCCTGCGGAGGGCAGTGCTGGGCCCCCGGCAGCCCTGCCCCAGCAGACTGCAACGCCAGAGACCAGTGTCAAGAAGCCCAAGGCTGAAGAGGGAGCCTCAGGCAGCCAGGATCCTGGAGAGCCCAGGGTGGGCAAGAAGGCAGCAGAGGGCCAAGCAGCAGCCAGGAGGGGCTCACCCGCCTTTCTGCATAGCCCCAGCTGTCCCGCCATCATCTCCAG TTCTGAGAAGCTGCTGGCCAAGAAGCCCCTAAGTGAGGCATCAGAGCTCACCTTTGAAGGGGTGCCCATGACCCACGGCCCCACGGATCCCAGGCCagccaaggcagaaggaaagaGCATCCTGGCAGAGAGCCAGAAGGAAGTGGGAGAGAAAACCCCaggccaggctggccaggctgaggtgcaagggGACACCTCAAGAGGGATCGAGTTCCAGGCTGTTCCCTCAGAGAAATCCGAGGTGGGGCAGGCCCTCTGTCTCACAGCCAGGGAGGAGGACTGCTTCCAGATTTTGG ATGATTgcccgccacccccggccccctTCCCTCACCGCATGGTGGAGCTGAGGACCGGAAATGTCAGCAGTGAATTCAGTATGAACTCCAAGGAGGCGCTCGGAGG TGGCAAGTTTGGGGCAGTCTGCACCTGCAAGGAGAAAGCCACAGGCCTCAAGCTGGCAGCCAAGGTCATCAAGAAACAGACTCCCAAAGACAAG GAAATGGTGTTGCTGGAGATCGAGGTCATGAACCAGCTGAACCACCGCAATCTGATCCAGCTGTACGCAGCCATCGAGACTCCGCATGAGATCGTCCTGTTCATGGAGTA CATCGAGGGCGGAGAGCTCTTCGAGAGGATTGTGGATGAGGACTACCATCTGACCGAGGTGGACACCATGGTGTTTGTCAGGCAGATTTGTGACGGGATCCTCTTCATGCACAAGATGAGGGTTTTGCATCTGGACCTCAAG CCAGAGAACATCCTGTGTGTCAACACCACGGGGCATTTGGTGAAGATCATTGACTTCGGCCTGGCACGGAG GTATAACCCCAACGAGAAGCTGAAGGTGAACTTTGGGACCCCAGAGTTCCTGTCACCTGAGGTGGTGAATTATGACCAAATCTCCGATAAGACAGACATGTGGAGTATGGGGGTGATCACCTACATGCT GCTGAGCGGCCTCTCCCCCTTCCTGGGAGATGATGACACAGAGACCCTAAACAACGTTCTATCTGGCAACTGGTACTTTGACGAAGAGACCTTTGAGGCCGTATCAGATGAGGCCAAAGACTTTGTCTCCAACCTCATCGTCAAGGACCAGAG AGCCCGGATGAGCGCAGCCCAGTGTCTCGCCCACCCCTGGCTCAACAACCTGGCAGAGAAAGCCAAGCGCTGTAACCGACGCCTTAAGTCCCAGATCTTGCTTAAGAAATACCTCATGAAGAGGCGCTGGAAG AAAAACTTCATTGCTGTCAGCGCTGCCAACCGCTTCAAGAAGATCAGCAGCTCAGGGGCACTGATGGCTCTGGGGGTCTGA